The genome window caaaacccaagaaagACGAAGTTTCAGACTTTTTAGTTtctatgattaccaacagttaaggcaaagttacttctcgagtgataaaatctattgttcatttgtaattactacattttttttcttcacgttttactttactgtatttcattttgttatggaaaactactgtagaacctcaagtagtttaaatcccttttgaCTGAaatccagcttaatcaagacatttctttgaattttatgttgtttgtttttctatttctgtttacagagtaagaaatattaaactttctcatgagataatgaaaatactgtacatcctattctgttttttgtccgaccgtttgtgaaacctgttaatttctaaaaagtatGCCTTGTtcattcgagatttgtgacgtgttggtttgcagaaaataattcacatgaaagccttttagctggagagtagtttcctctgtacaatctgcaaatattgagaaaatcagacgtgacaggacttagtcaagataatttgagttatttattgaccacaTACATTGCCAGCTCAGtctattccagccgaggactgcagtttcgagcttattagcactcgtccgCCCGGCATTTGAGTGACTgagctgcagtcctcggctggaattgactgagttagcaatgtatttctgtcttagccctggctatgggcagtaactttttgaatatttattgaccagttaaagaaaaaaagttaactatatttatttaaaatcttttgaagtattttttaaatgctgttaagagttaagaaatattattaaagttcaaaattcactttttatgtccattggctgtggtgaagaacaaacaaaaaagaagtttaaattgtgaaagtatttaaattgattatttttttaaaaaacttcttggaaaatttaaaaaatccaaaagtgggctaaataatgggttttttaagtgggttttttcaaaaaaaaacccattgggtccaatccggccaaccctgactaaaagtgaggcccaaggtccacaataatttggaggccccctgaaggccattatttttaaaatgtgtgtattttttgtatagttgtaatggctatgcataattctttaagtaatttggggccccttaggaagagggggccccaggcccaggcctagtaggcctgtatggtaatcaggccctgtacagatgtcattgttttcaacagatgtggctgtgaatcttgatgtaatttcaaaatttcagctaTAAGAGATTGGATTTTACTTGGTAATAATATGTCTTATTTGTTTAACATTCGTTTTACTGTCCTAAAaccccggtcgcaaaggacaaacaaatgtccgctcagaggaaagtcatcagcaatttTATTAAACTTCTTCAGTGTtctttctagaaaaagtctcatgcagtgttgttcttattttgaccagtaTTACCTCAGTGAaagcaaacagtttttttttcgcagttcctGGAGTGATGTCAATAAAacccctgagaaattagcgaatttcattccgaTTCCGTGATTTTGAATCCCCCCTAACCCCCCGCAGGGTTCGTactctccttcaaaactcctccaatactccttcatctgggaaaaaattttgaagggcTCTTCAAACTCCTTCGTTTTGGTTTGAAGTTCTCcagaactccttcttttttagttgaagactacatagtcttcctctatgacagtaatttaaaatacatacTTTGATCGAAaacttaactttgtcacaagggcgAAGCTATAAGGGTGATGAAGGGGTGAAAACATTATTAGATGACGTAGACATTTCATAATTGAAGCAAACCATGCTTAAATGGGGGCTTGACTATTTTTCAGGTTTTATGATTACTGCATTTCCTTCCACCACACTCTTAGCTGCAAAAGTCAGTTTCTCTAATTATTACTTAAAgatacataagcagatgtactatatgaagtgattgtgttaaaaacataattgtttagcaaatggcagttataatattgtaaaatgggtcatccacaagtgatgtcatgccttgcgGGGGAGACTGGTTCACGAAATTGTGACagggggaagagagagggtgacaagaagtgacatcacacagttattataacaatatgtttataaaaatgacatgtgacaagaggaggagtaagatgaagtgtgacgctttgtgacaaaggggagaagGGGTCAAAGATGTTGGGAAAAAAATGCgaatcatttaaggacagcccattagtatgtACTCTTTCCAatcctcattttactccttcaaaactccttcttttaatttcagaaattgagtatgaaccctgccccgaactgacgaacctaccattaaGGAAACTAggctagatcaaaggagttatttgtttttacttcattacgcaaaaaaatctagttcttctataATCTTGCTCCATCGCGTCTTACTGTCTCTTCCTTCGcgtttattgcagaaagggcgtaagtccgggacagttattataacaatatgtttataaaaatgacatgtgacaagaggaggagtaagatgaagtgtgacgctttgtgacaaaggggagaagGGGTCAaagatgttggaaaaaaaaatgcgaatcatttaaggacagcccattagtattTACTCTTTCAAATCCTCAttttactcctccaaaactccttcatttaatttcagaaattgggtACGAACCCTGCCccgaactgacgaacctaccattaaGGAAACTATGCTAGATCAagggagttatttgtttttacttcattacgcaaaaaaaatctagttcttctataATCTTGCTCCATCGCGTCTTACTATCTCTTCCTTCGcgtttattgcagaaagggcgtaagtccgggacttatgccctttctgcactaaacgaaaacaATGACCCCTAAATAAaatgctttgttgtacaaggatcGACTTCCCTGCTACGCTAGACGATGTATCTACATTCAAATatgggaaaaccacagctaactcaattttgaaaaaaatgtgacttagGCCTTTTCTGCAATAACCGATTCAATTGTTTTATCGtgatgtttataatttttaatattacttcaagtgcagtcaatattttgttttacaattagtcaattttcatttcttttcaatctctttatactaaataaaagtaaggtttcaaagaaattctggaaggaactCTGTGACGGAaaatcgttggaaagggtaggaTTTATCGCATTCTACGGaaattgtttcaatgctctaacttaaatacggggagagttatttgcgtttttagctcgaacttttttaggctcatctaaaatttaggcactacttttttcattaaatctatcagtaaaaagcaaaggaagtgtcacacaattttctttttgacaacgctgaaaagagcggctttttttacacCAAAACTAACTCGATCTCTGGTCGAAAACTAAGTTTCTATCTCCAAagcaaaaaaagttacaagcagttaaaaataaagtttgaatcaTTTCAtctctattaaaattattgatgttttatttggatctgccatagttacatcttttcgattcgcatgttccTTCTTTCTTAGTctcaaactttaagggttttgaCTTTAACTGAAAATCTGaagctcaactcaattcaagctccgagctaaagagcaaaatatattactagagaccacaaatatgaaagcgacttttcaaatgtacaaaactgcagttttgcaatgctcatgAGCCCCTCAGCTTTTACGGCTCTGCAACTCTGCAAGtgtgtacaagttattttgaaacccggggaagaggtgcattttattcaaaaggagctcattttgctttttttaatctgtttctttctaataaaagatttaaatctttgcgagtCAAATAAGATCTCGAAGCAATCTTCTGGGGgcggtgagcgttagcgagcatgGGGCAGACCCCCCTAgtttattaaaactaaataaaagaaaTCATGCATGAACATGAGCAttcatttattgagcaatcacgattgcttattgttctcacttgactgtttttggcgttcctatgattttattttcccaccagcacattccgcagcaccaccatcgaccggcacctcacgatgctgctcctctagcgaaaaccgtctccaggtttcgtcaatatcctacacttacaccatacatacacgcatctacacacatatacatatatacacctacacacatacacacacactacacactcatgcctgcacacaaacacataccccccacacacccgtgcacacatacacacaactacccacacactcatgcctgaacacagacacaaacacacatgcctacacccatacacatctacacacaaacaccccacacacaaactcacacgcctacatatacacacactcgtgaatgcgaaaaacataatttgaattcaaaatgataaaattcaaattaatttttttttatttataatttttgaaatgaagtaCGTTTTAAACTATAAGCTAGACAATAAATTTCTTGCCGTTTTCGATGATGGAAAACACGATGATTTACAGAAAGTATAGTTCATTGTTAGTCCTCGAAGTTATCTGCATCGTCATCGTGGATCTTCTGCCAATGTGTCTCCAGCTGTGAAATCTCTTTGCGGTAAAGTTAGTCCTTGAAGTAATCTGCGTCGTCATCGTAGATCTTCTGCCAACATGTCTCCAGCTGTGCAATCTCTTTGCGGTAAATTTAGTCCTCGAAGTACTCTGCGTCGTCATCGTAGATCTTCTGCCAACGTGTCTCTAGCTGTGCAATCTCTTTGCGGTAAAGTTCGGGTGTCTTGGATGCAAAGAAGTCTGAGTCCTTTACGCAGGTCTACTTCTGTCATGAAGGACTTTCCCCGAAGCTAAATGAACAGGGATTGAAATATGTGTTAATTTGTTGACGCAGGGTCAGCTGAATACAAAGGATGGCACAAAGTCTCTCAAGTCGCCAAATGGTATCCATGGCCACCTGTACCACATGCGGTTGTGCGTTATCATGCCGGAAGAGAACTCCTTTGCGATTCACCAGTGATGGCTCCTCCGTTTGCAATGCTTGTTGTACACGTTACAATTGCTGCGAGTACATGGCTGCAGTGATGGTTTGGGACGCTGGAAGCAGCTCGTAGTGAACAACTTGGCGACTGGTTCACAAGAAACAGAGCATGATCTTGAGTGGGTTCATAAGCAGGGGGGCCCAACCCCCGAAGAGCAAGGCCCCCATTAATATCGCAAAACCCctccccaaaaaagagaaaaatacccctctaaacaccccaccccctaaaaatttcaatgccacagtctgcgccatgacccttccCCCTCCCCAGATGGGTACCTCTGGCATAGGTGGCCATGCAGTGTAAGGGGCAGTGACCTGTGATGACAACCAACGTTTGGAACGCTTGGGAGTGGCATACAGGACTCACTTTTCATCACTAGGAGTCATTCGATAGAGTATGGGTTCGCTATAGTGCCGAGAAAGCAACGAGTTACAAGCTGCCACTTGTTGGTTGAATTTCTAACGGCTTGTGCAGGAAATCGCTTGCTTAGCCTGTATGACTTACCTAAGCCGTGCAGACGAAGTATAATTGTTTCGTCAGAATCATGAAACTGTCTTGCAAGTTTACCACATGCTAGGCTACTGTCCCCGTTGATGACCGACTACAGGGCTTCATTATCCAAGATTGGTGGTCGTCCACTACAGGGTTCATGACAAAGAGACACAGCTCCAGATCTGAACTTTTGGAATCATTGCCTTGCTGTACGTTCGCTTACAGCACTGTCCCCAAACGCTTGACACATTCGACGAGTTGATGCAGCTGCTGAAAAACCCATTTTAAAATCATAGCACTCCCTTAACATCTGGCTAAAGTAACCCGACAAGTGTTAAAAACACGagaaacattaattgatttatcTGACGGTTGCTTAAACCAAATGACGCACGAATTTTGCACACATATTGTTACTTCTTTCAATAGCAGAGTAAACACGGCAAGAACTTTATGGGTTACCTTACATATTAATAAATCCTCTATCGCACTGAATTGTCTAATGCCAGCAGTTAGTCAAATGAGGTTAGCAAACTTATGTAAtagttagtaaatattttaaattaaaatagtgCTTCAGAAAAGGTTTGTGtagttaagttttaaatatttaatttaaataaaagtgaatagCTCTGTGTTATGTAATTTTACTGCAATTGCAAATAATGCCCATTAAACAAGCTTTTGTCATTTTTAACGGTCAGATTTTTGACAGAACAGATAGACCGTGGTTAAAATTGCATAGAACCGTCCCATACGTTAATTTTACAACAGTTCTAGCTTGtacttaaaagttttttgttttttttttaattactgtaattcttaaatctttttattcattttcagctATTATAATCAAGGTTTCAACTTGTTGGAATTCAACAGGTGACAGACATTGGTGCCGATCGTACACACTTTTGTTACTGCTTTTGTCTGCGGGATTCATGACGAAGTGATTGTCTGATGAAATGCAACGGTGCGAAAATTTGGTTAAACTTGAAGTTCGTGGCTTGGAAAGAGTTGTATGCATTCCTTTTCCAACTGAGTTAACAGCAAGCGGAAGACTAATTCATATTGTATGTAGTGCGAGGTGCTTGGATTGCGGATTCTCTTTTGGTGATGTGGAAAGTAAATGCCTCAAGCTTGCATGCATTCTAGTTCATGCTGAAGCAAAAATCTATTCATCCTAACATCATCATTGCATAAAACTTTATCCAGTATGAACAAAAGTGTTTATCAGTTATGAAAGAAAATAGTGACACCTCCATAAACAagaaatctgtttatttttttgcatGCATCTTGTATTTGTGTTTCACTAATCCGTAAAAATTCAAGTAGAAGAGTGACATAAGGGCTAAAGTACTCTTTCAGTTCATAAATAAACTGTCTATCCTCGTGCTTACAAAAATTTACCGGAACAAAGCTGATCAGCTGTGAACCATAATCAAAAATCTATTCATCCTAACACCATCATTGAATAAAACTTTATCCAGTATGAACAAGAGTGTTTATCagttaagaaagaaaatagtGACACCTCCATAAACAAGAAatctgtttattttgtttttgcatgCATCTTGTATTTGGGTTTCACTAATCCGTAAAAAATCAAGTAGAAGAGTGACATAAGGGCAAAAGTACTCTTTCAGTTCATAAATAAAATGTCTATCCTCGTGCTTACAAAAGTTTACCTTAACAAAGCTGATCAGCTGTGAACCATAATCAAAAATCTATTCATCCTAACACCATCATTGAATAAAACTTTATCCAGTATGAACAAGAGTGTTTATCAGTTAGGAAAGAAAATAGTGACACCTCCATAAACAAGAAatctgtttattttgtttttgcatgCATCTTGTATTTGGGTTTCACTAATCCGTAAAAATTCAAGTAGAAGAGTGACATAAGGGCAAAAGTACTCTTTCAGTTCATAAATAAAATGTCTATCCTCGTGCTTACAAAAGTTTACCTTAACAAAGCTGATCAGCTGTGAACCATAATCAAAAGTGTAATCAAGAGGAGGCAACTTTGCTATCTGATGAAAAACTTCTCATTTCATCTTAGGAAAACATCTGACCTTGTTTTGTGTGATCATCAGTAGCATGTGTAAGAAGGTTGTTTGttatttccatttctttttactttgttTGCACAATCGTGTGAGAAGTTAAATTTACTAAGCACTGATGcgtacaaaaaggttttttttttttttttaaattaaaaaagacatTCAATTGCATTAAAGTTAAACTATCTGTACGTACAAAAGAAATCATTGACATCAAGCCTCGACCCTTTCGACAAACTCTTTGCTTTCGAAACTGAAAAGAGGacattaaaaatagtaaaaagtgTGATGTAAAAGTATGTGTGTGCAGGAGATTTTATTGAGAACTTACTCCACCATAAACCTAcaatatctatttaaaaaaaagtttgtgtcaATTTTATGACAAGACTCTCACAAATTAACTATAAAAGCAAAGTATGGTAGCAGACACTCAGGTAAACaagcaaaaaaaggaagaaaaaagattGACTCTTAGTGGGGAGAAAACTTGGCTTCTCGGACGtatctaagaaaaataaaatgcttgttctattttttatttatcaaagctctttttagaacttaatttattaattaaatcccACCTTTCTAAGCGTTTTAAGACTGAAGGAACTTTTCCATCTTAGTAAAAATCTATCAGTTTtagaattttatcaaaaacactCTCATATTCATTTACGATGGATTATCAGTCTGAGATTCATCATGGCTCTAAAAACGGATATTTGTGCGAattttgttcaaaggcattttccgaCACTTCACATTACATGAGACATCTAAGAATCCATACTGGAGACCAACTGTATTCCTGTGAccattgctcaaaggcattttccaaCACTTCACATTTAATgagacatctgagaacccatactggcgaaaaaccgtattcctgtgagcattgctcaaaggcattttccaaCACTTCACATCTAATgagacatctgagaacccatactggtgaaaaaccgcattcctgtgaacattgcttAAAAGCATTTTCCAACACTTCAGATTTAATgagacatctgagaacccatactggcgaaaaaccgcattcctgtgaacattgctcaaaggcattttccaaCACTTCACATCTAATgagacatctgagaacccatactggtgaaaaaccgcattcctgtgaacattgctcaaaggcattttccaaCACTTCACATCTAATGAGACATCTGAaaacccatactggtgaaaaaccgcattcctgtgaacattgctcaaaagcattttccaaCACTTCAGATTTAATAAGACATCTGAGAATCCATACCGGAGATTTAAAGAGCCAtgctggcgagaaaccgtattcctgcgaacattgttcaaaggcgtATTCTTACACTTCAGATTTAATgagacatctgagaacccatactggcgaaaaaccgcattcctgtgaacattgctcaaaggcattttccaaCACTTCACATTTAATGAGACATCTGAAAGttcatactggagagaaaccgtattcctgtgaacattgttcaaaggcattttcagACAATTCACATTTAAAgagacatctgagaacccatgctggcgagaaaccgtattcctgtgaacattgttcaaaagcattttctgaCAATTCATATTTAACgagacatctgagaacccatactggagagaaaccgtattcctgtaaatattgttttaaggcaTTTTCCAAAACTTCAAATTTAATGAGACATCTAaaaacccatactggcgagaaaccacattcctgtgaacattgctcaaagtcATTTTCCAACACTTCAGATTTAAAGAGACATCTTAGAATCCATACGGGAAATTTAAAGAGCCATGCTGGTGAAAAACCGTATTCCTgcgaacattgttcaaaggcgtATTCCAACACTTCAGAGTTAATgagacatctgagaacccatactggcgaaaaaccgtattcctgtgaacattgctcaaaggcattttccaaCACTTCACATTTAATGAGACATCTGAGAatccatactggagagaaaccgtattcctgtgaacattgttcaaaggcattttcagacaattcacatttaatgagacatctgagaacccatgCTGGCGAGAAATCTCAATCCTGTGATTATTGATCTCAGACGTTTTCCCTTGCTTCATTttaaagatacatatgagaaTCTATAGTAGAGAGAAACTTTACTTCTGTGAACGttattcaaagcaatttttcagCTCCTCTTATTTCAAGATTAATTTGATGTACCACAATGGTGCAAAACCACATTGCTGTAAAGTTTGATTAAAGAAAGTTTGTAAGTAGCAAGCCTCAAAGTAATACTTGAGAACACGTACTGGATAAAAGTCATTTTCCTTTGAAGTTGTTTTAAGTACTTTGCGTAACGTGTACACCTGAACGTTGTTGGGACTTCCAAATGACCAAATGATATTATCAATTCTTCATGATCATttaatatacagttggctctctgcttaacgactttcaagggaccacaaacaatcgtccttaagtagaaagcgttcTTAAATAGAATCAGGGTTAATTGTgtttcggtattttaccgaattttcggaattttcggacgtatttccggtatttttatgtccgaatataccggaattatgtttttttttaatgcttttttttattacataatactcatcaaatatacctgcaagagccttaagatggacacctatcccttaagatggacaaatgtcaaaataatttgtacaacaccagctcaaaagtaactttgtaacccattaaaaatttaatcaaatttacaCACAAtgttttgactcagaactatttaatacaatGGCAAAGGTAcgcttaagtaataggggccaaagattccccccccccccgttctcgctttggaactttcaggtattttttgatgaactcacaatcacccctgtagaatgcttttaacattagAGCGGATCATTTGGGCCGtgaaaagtcgttaaatagagcgtcgttagaCAGAGAGCCTGCTGTATTTAACTTTAATCAAGtccctattttcttttatctgGCAAAatcacaaatgctaatttcaatgactgtaacgtatttcccgatcGTAGACACATGCatgccttacgtcatgaaatgacgaagttcctttctcatttgattggccgccgttctaacatcgggaaataCGCATCTCAAATGCATGTCTTGAAATCCATGCAAATGAGTCTGGCTGACTATATATATGTTGTTTCGGTAGCTCAGATGCTTTTTCTTTTAAGGcgccatatttttagtttcttggTCAGCCGAGTCGACTGTTTGCCGTCATGCTCTCAATTAGGTTATTTGAAATTGTAAACTTTGTCAGTAAACCCTAACGGTTAAATTAATGAAACCTCGCTTAGATAAATGACTCGTTATGAGTCATATTACAAATTGATCAATGGTTTGGCAAGTTAACTAAATTATTAATGCTTCCAGAAATAGTGTTCACcaatttcatatgtaaatagctcgccaAAGATATTGTATTATATCACCATGGAGAAAATAAGAAGACATAATTTCAACCACAGGTATTGTTTTCTGCAAAGGACTCCAATTACACTCTGCAACTCAAAGGGGCACTAATCAAATTAGACATCAGTGCGATTATTTCATTTGATCTAATCTCATCACACAATAAAAGTATTCTTGAAAATACATACCATCGAGAACTCATTTTCCTCTTATGTTTATCTAAGGAACTTTCTCTACAAGGAAACCTAATCAAGTATTTGAGAAtccatttccatttcatttttatgGTAATTATGACAAGAATAATagtgattttttacttccttttacaaaaaagaagtattgtattcgcaaaaaaattttcactcaaaaatcggccttaatttccaattttctcacccccgaatgaatgttgagttttttttcgacccgatcacacgtggatatatgcctaggaacgtgcagacactcgaaatatcctttttgacgacccccgagttaattacaacgaattttctcgtgacgtccgtatgtacgtatgtgtgtatgtatctctcataactcaaaaactgtgtgtcctagaaagttaaaatttggtacgtagactcctagtgaggtctagttgtgcaccttcccttttggttgcattcggatgttcctaaggggttcttttgcccctttttggggggaaatcattattaacttcgatgtaaactcaagttgtgttataatttgtcggacacgtGGTGATGTATCGCCAGTTTTTTGTTGCCAACcctgcgacaaatttggcgattttttttttctaaatttggtttcaacttgtttcctgttggtgatattttagagagtaaacaattgaatcacattaaaatagccaataatgggaaaatgacattaaattggagtcaaaggaagtcatgtgatgcacacatcagctcgtacacacattttctacctttttttggGATTGATTACGTATGATTGATTCCATTCTCTATAACTTCATTAGGTCGATGCATTTCATAAATCTGATTAACACCACCGTTTTCCCCTATCACGTCCCACTTTTTGAAAATGCTACCTTTGCCTTTGAAAATCCcaccaatttttttcaattttcaatggtTTCAtagctgttatttttattttcagttagaaATTTTCATGAGTCATGATGCCAGTTTTCCTCCCCCCTCTTGGGATGGACAGaagtctttattttattttccaatctcATGTTGTGAGCCTGCATTCTTGCAGAGCATGGCAAAATcattttaacttaataaaaatgaagaaaatatcagTCAGTTGTGTCAGAAAATTTCGCGAAAATACTAAACGAAGATTTGTAAGcatttcacaaatattttttaactttttactacTTTGGGCTTCAGGAAATCTCGGCCTATTCTTATCTGGCGGGGCAAAACTTATTACAAATGTACATTCAgaaagttttcataaaaatttaaagcagAATTACTTGGAAGGGGAAAACAGGAT of Uloborus diversus isolate 005 unplaced genomic scaffold, Udiv.v.3.1 scaffold_14, whole genome shotgun sequence contains these proteins:
- the LOC129232868 gene encoding zinc finger protein 84-like — translated: MRHLRTHTGEKPHSCEHCSKAFSNTSHLMRHLRTHTGEKPHSCEHCSKAFSNTSHLMRHLKTHTGEKPHSCEHCSKAFSNTSDLIRHLRIHTGDLKSHAGEKPYSCEHCSKAYSYTSDLMRHLRTHTGEKPHSCEHCSKAFSNTSHLMRHLKVHTGEKPYSCEHCSKAFSDNSHLKRHLRTHAGEKPYSCEHCSKAFSDNSYLTRHLRTHTGEKPYSCKYCFKAFSKTSNLMRHLKTHTGEKPHSCEHCSKSFSNTSDLKRHLRIHTGNLKSHAGEKPYSCEHCSKAYSNTSELMRHLRTHTGEKPYSCEHCSKAFSNTSHLMRHLRIHTGEKPYSCEHCSKAFSDNSHLMRHLRTHAGEKSQSCDY